The genomic interval GCCGCGCCCCATGCTCTCGCCGTGCGTGTTGAAGATCAGCGCGGCGGCCCCGGTCAGGCCGTTCGCCGCCATCGCCCCCGCCAGGCGGCCCTGCAACCGCTCGATGGCGAGGCTGGCGGGCACCTGCCCGACGAAACGCCCGGCGTCGGAAAAGCCCGTCTGGATCGCCACGCGGCCGCGCCGCCGCGCGTAATCCTGATATACCTCCTCGGCCAGCAATTCGTCGAGCAGGCGGCCGCCGTGTTCCAGCGCGGTTTCCGTCTCGAACAGGGGCGAGACATCGACCTTGTCCTCGATCCCGAACAGCTTGGCGAAGTAAAGCGCGGCCAGCACGGTCGCGGGTTCCTCGCATTCGGCGATCAGCATCCGGATCGGCGCGTCGGCGTCGACGTGCCGAAGGATCTGCGCCATCGCCAGGAATTGCCGGATGGCGGTGCTCGCCTCGATCGCCAGCGCGCCGAAATTGCTGGCGCGTGGGGTGACGTCGGCGATGGCCCGGCGCAGATGCACGACGGCACCCTTGCTGGCGAGGTCGAGATTGCCCTCGGGGTCGAGCCGGCGGCGGATGGCGTTGTGCAGCTGCTTGGCGTTCACGCGGAAATGGATCCACCCCATGCCAAGGCCGTCGGCGCGCATGGCGGCGGCCAGCGTCTTGAGCCGCACGGCGCGCGCGCCGTCCTCGCTCCCCCGGGCCTCGTCCTCCAGCGCGTCGATATAGCGGGCGAGCGAGAGCAGCTTGCGCGGATCGCTGGCGGTCAGGCGGTTGGCGGCGACCGACAGGGCGGCGGGGTCGGTCAGGTCGCCGGCGAAATCCTCCGCCCGTTCGGCGGCGTAATCGGCGGCGGGCACGAGTTCGCCCAGCAGCGCGTGATCGGCGTCGATATCGCGCAGAGCCGCGACGTAGCGGGCGAGCCGCTCGGCCTTCTCGGCCAGGCGAAAGCCGATGGAGGCGGACCACGTGATGTCGGTTCGCCCGTCCATGTCGTAGCCGACCCAGGTGGCGAAGCGGAACGGCAGCGGAGCGAGTGCGTGCCACTCGTCCGGCCAGGTCCGCCGGGCGTGATCGAGGATCTGTCCGACGATGGCGTCGCGCGCGCCCTGGGCATGACCGATGGCCCGCATGGCCCGCTCGTGCTCGTAGGGCAGGGTGATGTCGGGCCGTTCCTGCCCCACGCAGGCAGCGTCGATCGTGCCGTCGCCCGAGGCCGCCTCGGCCACCGCGTCGGACTGTCCGGGCGTCAGCAGGAAGGTCGGGTGCGCGGTGAACACGGCGTGGAGCTGCGGGCTTTGCCAGCGTTTCGCGAAGGTGGCGAAATCGCCTTCCTCGAACGCGCCGGCCAGGTCGGCGGAATTGGCGTCGACATCCATCGGCTCGACCATGCGGGCCAGGCGCGCGGCGCGTTCCTCCAGCGCGTCCACCTCCAGCTCGGCGATCAGCGCCTCGATCTGGTCGAGGGTCATCTCGCCGCCTTCCAGCTTGCGCGACAGATCCAGCGACAGCTGGAACACCGGGTTGAACATCGGCGTTTCCGCCGTCCGGCCGTGCAGGTCGGCGAGGCGGGCGAGAAGCTCGTCGACGGTCTTCATGCCGTCAGCCCGCACGCTTCCCGGGCCAGCCGGGTGATCCACTCCGGCTCGCCGCCGCGCGGAGCGACCCAGCTGCCGCCCACGCACAGCACCTGTTCGATGGCGAGCCATTCGCGCGCGTTGTCGGCGCCGACACCGCCGGTGGGGCAGAAGCGGCACCCGGCGAAGGGCGCGGCGAGCGCCTTGAGCGCCGGCACCCCGCCCGCGGCCACGGCGGGGAAGAACTTGAAGTGATCCAGCCCCATTTCCAGCCCGCGCATGATGTCGCCCGCAGTGGCGACGCCGGGAAGGAAGGGCAGGCCCGCCTGTGTCACGGCGTCCGCGACCGATGGCGTCAGGCCGGGCGAGACGATGAACTGCGCGCCCGCCGCCTTCGCCGTTTCGAAATCGGCGGCGGTGTTGACCGTGCCCGCGCCGACGATGGCGCCCTCGACCTCGGCCATGGCGCGCATGGCATCGGGCGCGCATTCGGTGCGCAGCGTCACCTCGAGCACCCTGAGGCCGCCCGCCACCAGCGCCTCGGCCAGCGGTTTCGCTTCGTCCAGGTCGTCGATCACCAGCACGGGGATGACCGGCGCCATCCGCATGAGGTCGCCGATATGGGTCATCGCAATTACCTTTCGAATTCGTCGCAATAGGCAGCCGCCGCGCCGAACAGGCCGGGCTGCGGATGGGTGATGAGCTTGACCGGCAGCCCCGCCATCAGGCCGGCGAAGCGGCCCTTGGCGGTAAAGCGCTCGGCAAAGCCGGATTTCGGCAGGTGGTCGCGCAGCCGCGCCCCCAGCCCGCCGGCGATCACCACGCCCGCCGCGCCCTGCGCCAGCGCGGTATCGCCCGCCACCGCGCCCAGCGACAGGCAGAAGCGGTCGACCGCAGCGGCGGCGAGGCTGTCGGTGCCGTCCATGCCGGCGGTCCAGATCGCCACGTCGTCCCTTTCCGTCACGCTGCGATGTTCGAGCGCAGCGAGCGTCGCGTAGATGTCGGAAATCGCGGGGCCGGACACCACCCGCTCCGCCGAGACGCGGTTGTGCCGCTTGCGCAGCCGCGCGAGGATGGCGTCCTCGATCGGGTCGAGCGGGGCGAAATCGACATGCCCGCCCTCGGTCGCCTGGACGTGGACGAAGCCCTTTCCGTCACGCCACAGATGCGCGACGCCGAGGCCGGTGCCGGGGCCGAGCACGCTGAGCGTTCCGGCGGCGGGCAGCTCGGTATCCGGCCCGGTGACATGCACGAACTGGTCCGCCGGCGCGCGTGCGACGGCATAGGCCACCGCCTCGAAATCGTTGACCAGTCGGTAGGTATCGACCCCTAGCTTGTCGGCGATGCGCGAGGGGCGGATGATCCACGGATTGTTGGTGAAGCGGATGACTTCCACGGGCCTGTCCACCGTGCCCACCGGCCCGGCGATGGCCATGGCGACGTGCGGGGGCAGCGAGCCGCCCTTGCGTTCGCGGTAATCCTCCCACGCCGTCTGGAAGCTGGCGTGATCCTCGGTATGGAGCGTGATCGGCTCGTCCAGCGTGATCGATCCGTCCGAATGGCTGCTGGCGATGGCGAAGCGGGCGTGGGTGCCGCCGATATCGACGGTGACGAGATCGGTCATCGCGGTGCCTCCGGCATCACAGCCCCGCCGTCGCGAGCATCGCGCTGCCGCCCTTCTCGGCCTCGTCGGCGAAGGCGCGGAACATGGCGAACAGTTCGCGGCCCGTGCCCATGTCCGGTTCGGGATCGGGTGCGGGCGTGCGGCCCAACAGGTCGGCGGTGGTGGTGAGCGTGCCGTCGTCGGCTGACACGCGCACCACGTCGCCGTCCCGCAACAGCGAAAGCGGCCCGCCGCCCAGTGCTTCCGGACTGCAATGGATGGCGCAGGGCACCTTGCCGCTGGCGCCCGACATGCGCCCGTCCGTCACCAGCGCGACGCGGTATCCGCGATCCTGCAGCACTCCCAGCGCCGGGGTCAGCTTGTGCAGTTCGGGCATCCCGTTCGCCTTCGGCCCTTGGAAACGCACGACCACCACCACGTCGCGGTCGAGTTCGCCGGCGGCGAAGGCGTCGGCCACCTGCTTCTGTGTGGAGAACACCCGGCACGGCGCCTCGATCGTCCAGCGGCTCTGCTCGACCGCGCTCGACTTGAAGCACGCCCGCCCCAGATTGCCCTCCACCAGCCGCATTCCGCCATCGGGCTGGAACGGGTCGCTGGCGGGGCGCAGCATCTCGGCATCGCCGCTCTCGCCGACCTCGCGCCAGGCGAGCGTTTCCTCGTCGAGCCACGGCTCGCGGCCATGACCGTCGAGCCCCCGTTCCTCGGCCACGCCCATCACGTCGGCATGGGCAAGTCCGGCATCGAGCAGCTGGCGGATCACGTAGCCCATCCCGCCCGCATCGTGGAAGTGGTTCACATCGCCCGAACCGTTGGGATAGACGCGCGCCAGCAGCGGCACCGCGTGGCTCAGTTCGGAAAGGTCGGTCCAGTCGATGCGGATGCCGGCGGCCCGCGCGAAGGCCGGGATGTGGATCGCGTGATTGGTCGATCCGCCCGTCGCCAGCAGGCCGACCGCGGCGTTGACGATCGCCTTCTCGTCCACGCAGTGCCCCAGCGGGCGATAGTCGTTGCCGCCCCGGTTCATCGCCACGACCCGCTCCACCGCCGCCCTGTCGAACGCCTGGCGCAGCCTGGTGCCGGGCTGGATGAAGGCCGCGCCGGGAACGTGAAGCCCCATCATCTCCATCATCATCTGGTTGGAATTGGCGGTGCCGAAGAAGGTGCAGGTTCCGGGCGAGTGATAGCTGCCCAGCTCGCTGTCGAGCAGTTCGGCGCGCGTCGCCTTGCCCTCCGCGTAAAGCTGGCGGACACGCTGCTTTTCCTTGTTGGAAACGCCGGTGGGCATCGGCCCGCTGGGCACGAACACGGCCGGAAGATGGCCGAAGCGCAGTGCGCCGATCAGCAGGCCGGGCACGATCTTGTCGCAGATGCCCAGCAGGAGCATCCCGTCATACATCGCATGGCTGAGCGCGACCGCGGTGGCCAGCGCGATGGTGTCGCGACTGAACAGCGAAAGCTCCATGCCCATCTCGCCCTGCGTCACCCCGTCGCACATCGCCGGCGTGCCGCCGGCCACCTGGCAGGTGGCACCCACGGCGCGGGCGTACACCTTCAGCCGTTCGGGGTAGCGACCGTAGGGCTGATGCGCGGAAAGCATGTCGTTATAGGCGGTGACGATGCCGATGTTCGGGCCGCGTCCGGTCTTCAGCGCCTCCTGATCCTCCTGCGCCCCGGCAAAGGCATGGGCGAGGTTGGAACAGCTGACCGACTTGTGATCGGGCTGGTTGTCGGCCTCGCGTCGGATGAGGTCGAGATAGCGCTGCCGGCTGTCCTTCGAACGCTCGATGATCCGGTCGGTAACGCGCTCGATGGCGGGGTGAAGGGTGGTCACGAACGGTCCTCTCGATTTGCGTTGCCTCTATTCATGCCATGTCACTCCGTCGCGTTCGGTCAGTGCGATCGCGGTGCTCGGCCCCCAGCTGCCGGCACTGTAGGTGCGGGGCGTCTTGCCCTCGCTTGCCCAGCTTTCGCGGACCGCGTCGATCCACTGCCACTGCGCCTCCACCTCGTCGCGCCGCACGAACAGGGTCTGGTCGCCGCCGATCAGGTCGAGCAGCAGGCGTTCGTAGGCGATGCGCTTGTGCTTGCCGGTAAAGGCGTCGGGCATGCGGATGTCCAGCGGCACCTCGCGCAGCGTCATGCCCTCGTGCTCGATGCCCGGCACCTTGGCCATCAGCGACAAGGTGATGTTCTCCTGCGGCTGGATGCCGATCACCAGCCGGTTCTGCCGGAGCCGCGCGCCGGGGAAGATCGAGTGGGGAACGCAGCGAAACTGCACCACGATTTCCGTGACGCGTTCGGGCAGGCGCTTGCCGGTGCGCAGGTAGAAGGGCACGCCCTGCCAGCGCCAGTTGTCGATATGGGCCTTCAGCGCCACGAAGGTCTCGGTATCGCTGTCGCGGCCCAGCTCCTCGTCGTAGCCGGGCACGATTTCGCCATCGACCCCCCCGCCGCTGTACTGACCGGTCACGCTCTCGTCCGCCCGCACCTGCCGCAGGGCGCGCAGCACCTTCACCTTCTCGTCGCGCACCGCCCCCGCATCGAAGCTGCTGGGCGGCTCCATCGCGACTAGCGAGAGCAGTTGCAGCATGTGGTTCTGCACCATGTCGCGCAGCGCCCCGGCATCGTCGTAGAAATCGACGCGGTCCTCCAGCCCCACCGTCTCGGCCACGGTGATCTGGACGTGCTCGATATGCTGGGCGTTCCACAGCGGTTCGAACAGGATGTTGGCAAAGCGCAGCGCGATGAGGTTCTGCACCGTCTCCTTGCCCAGATAATGGTCGATGCGGAAGATGCGGCTTTCGGGAAAGGCGGCCGCCACCGCGTCGTTGATCGACCGGCTGCTGGCGAGGTCGGTCCCGAGCGGTTTTTCCAGGCTGATGCGCGAGCGTGCGCCCGCCAACCCCGCCGCGCCCAGCCCGCGGATGGTCGGTTCGAACAGGCTCGGAGCGGTCGAGAGGAAGATGGCGATCTCCCGGTCCTCGCCCACGCGGGCCGCCAGTTCGCGGTATCCCTCGGGCGTGGTGACGTCGAGCGACTGGTAGCTCAGCCGGTTGAGGAAATCGGCCATCCCGCCGCGCCGGTGGGCGGGGAGGAACTTCTCCACCGCGTCGCGGGCGAAGTTGCGGAACTCCCCGTCGCTGAGCTCGGAACGCGCCGTGCCGATGATCTTCAGCTCCGGCTCCAGCAGGTCGTCCGCGTCGAGCGCGCACAGCGACGGCAGCAGCATCCGCTTCGACAGATCGCCGGTCGCGCCGAACAGCAGGAGGGTCTTGGCCTTTTGCGTCATCGAATATCCCTGTCGCGCCCCGCGGGGCTCGTTCGGCCCCGTTCTAGACGGCATGTGTTGCATCGCAATAGGGCGGACCCGACATTCGTATGCAAATATTGCGTCTCAACCGCTCCGGGTGACGCTAACGGTCTTGTCGCGGAACTCCGCCAGGCCGAAACTGGTGAGGAAGCTGACGTCGGCGGCGTCGCGCCCGATGCCGATCTTCGCGGTGGTGTCGGGATCGGCCATCCCGGTCGGGTCGACGATGTACCACGCCCCGCCGCCCGGCGTCGTCTTGTCGGCGAGGAACACCTCGGCGACCGCGTGGAAGTCGGGCGGTTCCACGCCGGGGGCATAGCAGCTCACGAAGCGCGCCGGGATCGTCGCCGCGCGCGCGAAGCAGATCATCACGTGGGCATAGTCGCGGCAGATCCCGCGCCGTTCCACGAAGCTGTCAAGCGCCGTGGTGGTCGCGTTGCTGGCGCCTGGCACGTAGTCGAAATGCTCCGCGATCCAGTCGCGCATGGCGACGATCTGCTCGCCGCCCGCGAGGTGGCCGAACTCGTCCTGCACGAAGCTCTGCATCCGGTCCGCCTGGCAATAGCGCGAATCGAACAGGTACTCGACCGTCTCCCCCGGCAGGTCGTGCGGGTCGAGCCGGTCGAGATCGCACAGGTCCGTCAGCATCCGCCTGACGTCGACGCGCGCGGTGTATTCGACGTGATAGTCGCCCTGCGCGCGCACCCAGATGCGCTCTCCGATGCTGTTGTGCGCCGGCACGCGCGCGGTGTGCATCGCGCGCGGCAGCTTTGTCTCGCAACCGACGATCTCCTGTTCGGGAATGGCGGCCGCTTCGAACTGGAGGAGGATGTCGGTCGGGTTTTCGAGGTGGAAATCGAATTTCGCGGTAATGTCTATGGGCATGGTGCGCCTAACGAGCGCACGCCCCGCATGGTTTCGTCATTCGCCGATTAAATGTGCCACCACCTCGCGCCGGTGCGGGCGGGCGCGGTGTTCGGCGAGGTAGAGACCCTGCCAGGTGCCTAGCAGCATCCGCCCGCCCGCCACCGGCACCGCCAGCGAGGCGCCCGTCAGCATGGTGCGGATATGCGCGGGCATGTCGTCCGGCCCCTCGGCATCGTGCTCGTATTGCGGGCCTTCGGGCACCGCCCGGTCGAGCCAGCACAGCAGGTCGCGCTGCACCGCGTCGGCGGCGTTCTCGGTGATCAGCAGGCTGGCGCTCGTATGCCGGCAGAACACGGTGAGCAGGCCGGTGGCGATCCCGCCGGCCGCGACGAACGCCTGCGCGCGGTCGGTGAATTCGTAGAGCGCCTTGCCGTTCGTGGCGATGTCGAAGCGGGCCTGATCCTGTCGCATGGCACCCTATATAGCGGCGATGGCCATCCAGCACGACCTCTTCGGCGATCCCGGCCCCGCCATCCCCGGCCTGACGGTGGTGGAAAATGCCGTGCCCCCCCATCTCGCGCACGAGCTGGAGCGGCGGATCGACGCCGCCCCGCTCGCCCCGTTCCGCTTCGGCCAGTGGGAGGGCAAGCGCCTGACCGCCAGCTACGGTTCGGCCTACGATTACCAGCGCGGACAGGTGACACCCGCGCCGCCGCTGCCCGCATGGCTCGCCGCGCTGCGGGAGCGGCTGGCCCCGCTCGCCGGGCTCGAACCGCACGCGCTCGTGCAGGCGCTGGTCATCCGCTACGATCCGGGCGCGGGCATCGGCTGGCACCGCGATCGCCCGCAATATGGCGAGGTCGTCGGCCTGTCGCTGACCGCGCCGGCCACCCTGCGCCTGCGCCGCCGCCGCGCGCAGGGCGACGGCTTCGCCCGCCGCGCCGTCCCGCTCGAGCCGCGCGCGCTCTACCGCCTGTCGGGCGAGGTGCGCGAACTGTGGGAACACTCCATCGCACCGATGGCGCAAACGCGCCGCAGCGTGACGTTCCGGACGATGCGATAGGGCTTGCGGGCCGGGGCGATCGGGCAAGCCGAAACGCGCACCCTCAGCAGGTGAGCCGCGAAAGCTCCTGGCTGTTGGTGATGTTGTTGTTCTGCCGCCCGCGCACGTTGAAGGCGCTTTCGTGGCGGATCACGGGATTGAGCGGCATGAAGTCGGCGTTGATCAGCGGCTGGTAGTCGTAGGTTACCTCGACCACCATCACCGCCGTCCCTTCGTCGGACGTAATGCGGTTGCCGGCCGATCCCATACCATCTTCCAGCGTCTCGTCGTTGCGCCCGGTATCCTCGCCGCCATAGGCCGGATCGACGTCGAGATCGCCCCAGCAGCGCTGCCAGTTGATCATCTGTCCGGCGCGCCGTCCGCGCTGGCCGTTGGGTTGAAGGGATGACAGGACAATGCGCCCGTTGGCCTCGAAATCGATGGGCTCGCCGATCACCTCTGCGCCGGAGAACACCTCGTAGACATTAGCCTCGTCGATGCCGGTGACGACGCGCCCCGCATTGTCGGCGACGGTCATGGCGATCTGGTTCACCCGCATCTGCGACAAAGCGTAATAAGCCAGCTCCAGCCCGCCCAGGATCAGCAGCAGAAGCAGCGGCGCAACGAAAGCGAACTCGACGAAGGCGAGACCGTCTTCGTCGCGCAGAAGCCGGAAGAGGACATTGCGCGAGCGAGCGGTCATGCGGGTACTCCGCACACGACGGGCGGGGTGCGCTGGGTTTCCCAAGGCTGGTTGCGGATCGCGGTTTCGGCGACGATGGCATACCGGTTCGATCCGCCCAGGAAACTGGCGATCGGCAACAGCGATTCCATTTCCAGCCGGGCCTGATAGAACACCACGTCGTTGGCCCCCCCGCGCCCGTCGCGCCCGGTGTCGAGATCGAATTCGCCGTTCTCGTTGAGGTCGGAAAAGCAGTCGCCTTCCTCCTCGTCGTAAACGCCGTTATCATTGCGATCGACGGTGATCTTCTCCGGATTGCCGATGCCGGAAAAATCGTAGAAGTTGGATTGCGTGACGGTCAGCTCCGCGTTGGCGGCAACAGGGCGGATCTGCGCCCAGATCATCGTCTCCACCCTGTCCTCCAGCGCGCCCGTGCCGCGCAGCGCCGGTGCCTCCACCGATGCGCGCCGCGCCGCATCCGTCACCGCGCCCTGCAACACCGCGCCGACATAGCTGCGATGGCCAAGGTCGAAACCGGCGATCAGGATCAGCAGCAGAATCGGCGCGACGATCGCGAACTCCACGATAGTGACGCCCCGCTCGTCGCCGATGACGCGGCGGGCGATCATCGCGTCAGCCTCAGATTGCCGATGCCCTGACCGATGGCGGTGAACACCTCCTCCAGGTCAGATCCGTCGCTGGTATAGAAATGCTCCTCGCTGGTGGCACAGCGCGCGACGTCATCGGTATCGGTCACGTCGAGGGCGATGACCCACACGGTGATGCCCATCTGCCGGGCGAGGTCGCAGGTACTCAGGAAGCGGGCAATGTGCTGATCGTTCAGCGATCCGTCGCCGCGGGTCCGATCCTGCAGCGATTCGATGCCGTGCGCCGAGTACAGCGTGCCCCCGGTATCCAGCATTCCGTCGGTCATGAACACGATATGGGCGTTGACCGGAATGCCATCGATCTGGGTGACGTTGTCGCCCTGGTTGAAGTTGTTGCCAGCGAAGAAGCCGGTGCGCGAGGCGAACCGCGTGCCCCACAGCATCCCCACGTCGTGATAGGTTCCCCCGGTCACGCGGGCGGTGGCGCTGTTGATGGCGGTCTGGAAATCGCTTTCCGAATCGTACTGCGCCAGCCTGCTCGCCTCGGACGGACAGCCCGACTGGCTCTCCCCCTTCTGCACGCCGGGATCGTAGCGCCCGAACTGGCGCGGCTCGTCGTTGCCGTTGCGAACGCGGTCGTCGATATCGGCGCGCGTCACGTAGTCGCGGATGACGAATTCGCCGCTCGGCGCCGGGTTCAGCGGGTCGATGGTCGGGCGTTCCTCGATACAGCCATCGCCGCTGGTGCGGAAACCCTGCCGGTTGCCCGGATACAGGCCGTTCGCATTGTTCCATGTGGAATCGCTAATATGGACGCTGAGCGGCCCGGTATAGCGGAACCGGATGTCGTAGAGGTATTTCCGGTTGCCGTTGTAAAGTCCCTGGGTCGGCTCGGTGTCGCTGCTGCGTTCCTCGCAGTTCCAGACATAGCGCCCGTCGGTATCGCACCACTTGTAGTCCCAGTCGCCATCGGTGTGCCACTGGTTCACCAGAATGTCGCGGTTCTGCAGGCTGCGGGCGACGTTCACCGTGTGCGAATAGGGCACGATTCCGTAGCGGGTGATCGACCCGTCATCCACGTCGAGCGCCCGATACAGTCCCATCGCCCCTTCGCGCAGCCGCCCGATCTTCGTGCCGCCGCCATTGCTGGGCGATTGCGCCATCGACCCGGTCACGTCGAGCACCAGGACGATGTCGTTGTGCCCCATGTCGCGCGTGGCATCGCACTGGACGGCAATGTCCATCTCGTCCACCCCGATGATCTTGACCAGCGCCGTCGGAATGGTCGCGCTCGCCGATCCGACCAGCAATCCGCCATCGTCCTCGTTCTGATCGAGATCGAAGACCACGTCGTAGGAACCGGCGACGCCATCGGGGAAGTTGAACCGGAAAAAGCGGTCGCCGGTGTCGCGCACGTCGTCGGTGAAGTCGGTGCCCTCCATC from Aurantiacibacter spongiae carries:
- a CDS encoding pilus assembly protein, with amino-acid sequence MEQRGFLSRLREDKAGNVIAIAAIAFVPFVILIGSALDLSVVYMTRGKLQNACDAAVLAARQKMEGTDFTDDVRDTGDRFFRFNFPDGVAGSYDVVFDLDQNEDDGGLLVGSASATIPTALVKIIGVDEMDIAVQCDATRDMGHNDIVLVLDVTGSMAQSPSNGGGTKIGRLREGAMGLYRALDVDDGSITRYGIVPYSHTVNVARSLQNRDILVNQWHTDGDWDYKWCDTDGRYVWNCEERSSDTEPTQGLYNGNRKYLYDIRFRYTGPLSVHISDSTWNNANGLYPGNRQGFRTSGDGCIEERPTIDPLNPAPSGEFVIRDYVTRADIDDRVRNGNDEPRQFGRYDPGVQKGESQSGCPSEASRLAQYDSESDFQTAINSATARVTGGTYHDVGMLWGTRFASRTGFFAGNNFNQGDNVTQIDGIPVNAHIVFMTDGMLDTGGTLYSAHGIESLQDRTRGDGSLNDQHIARFLSTCDLARQMGITVWVIALDVTDTDDVARCATSEEHFYTSDGSDLEEVFTAIGQGIGNLRLTR